The Thermococcus sp. genome includes a window with the following:
- a CDS encoding MBL fold metallo-hydrolase produces MLVYFIGTGGSEGIPAHLCTCPTCNEARRFGFAQRKPSTLAIITKNKKAVLFDVGTDIRDLLNVPLEAIFLTHWHHDHIYGLYKLRWMARETELYAPEGQADALILNDPKNLRPKILKPFESVELDTLRITALRLNHGVETLGYLIEEDGKSVALLYDTKGLPGETREFLEERTPLRLAIVDATYPPGFSDPYHNNVDEAAEMGLSLAERTVLSHISHKNLPFLELVEYVRKRWENRVLVAYDGMVFYV; encoded by the coding sequence ATGCTCGTCTACTTCATCGGCACCGGCGGAAGCGAGGGGATTCCGGCTCACCTCTGCACCTGTCCGACCTGCAACGAGGCCAGAAGGTTCGGCTTTGCCCAAAGGAAACCCTCAACTCTAGCAATAATTACCAAAAACAAGAAAGCGGTCCTCTTTGACGTTGGAACCGACATAAGGGACCTCCTCAACGTCCCGCTGGAGGCGATTTTCCTGACGCACTGGCACCACGACCACATCTACGGCCTCTACAAGCTCCGCTGGATGGCGAGGGAAACCGAGCTCTACGCGCCGGAGGGACAGGCCGACGCGCTAATCCTCAACGACCCCAAGAACCTGAGGCCAAAAATCCTGAAGCCCTTTGAAAGCGTTGAACTCGATACCCTCAGGATTACAGCGTTAAGGCTCAACCACGGGGTTGAGACCCTCGGCTACCTCATCGAGGAGGACGGTAAAAGCGTCGCGTTGCTCTACGACACAAAGGGCCTTCCAGGAGAAACGCGGGAGTTTCTGGAAGAGAGGACACCGCTGAGGCTCGCGATAGTGGACGCAACTTACCCCCCGGGTTTCAGCGACCCATACCACAACAACGTTGATGAAGCCGCCGAGATGGGACTTTCCCTGGCCGAGAGGACAGTTTTAAGTCACATCTCCCACAAAAACCTGCCGTTCCTCGAGCTAGTCGAGTACGTGAGAAAGAGGTGGGAAAACAGGGTTCTGGTTGCCTACGATGGCATGGTGTTTTATGTGTGA
- the mobB gene encoding molybdopterin-guanine dinucleotide biosynthesis protein B translates to MRAMAFVGFKKSGKTTTVEAVARVLKERGYRVAIAKSMHSNFDREGSDTWRFSQVADAVLVRAHDTDAVLFKAKDINALFSMVSADFLLLEGFKSVQHVPKVICARNEEDVGELNDGLAVAVSGIIASTGVEEIEGLPVIDATKEPEKLADLVEKRAFMLPNIDCGLCGFSCAEMARMIVKGEKTLKDCVVLSSKPKVTIKIDGQVLPMKDWVQELVEKTIKGMLSAMKGYREGRRIEIVIRDE, encoded by the coding sequence ATGAGGGCGATGGCGTTTGTCGGCTTCAAGAAGAGCGGAAAAACCACGACGGTTGAAGCGGTCGCGAGGGTTCTAAAGGAGCGTGGTTACCGCGTTGCAATAGCCAAGAGCATGCACTCTAATTTTGACAGGGAAGGGAGCGACACGTGGAGGTTCTCACAGGTGGCCGATGCTGTTCTGGTTAGGGCGCACGACACCGATGCTGTTCTCTTTAAGGCCAAGGACATCAACGCGCTCTTTTCAATGGTCTCGGCAGATTTCCTTCTCCTTGAGGGCTTTAAGTCAGTCCAGCACGTGCCAAAGGTGATATGCGCGAGGAATGAGGAAGATGTGGGAGAGCTCAACGACGGACTGGCCGTGGCGGTGAGTGGAATTATAGCCTCCACCGGCGTTGAGGAGATAGAGGGCCTCCCAGTGATAGATGCAACCAAAGAGCCTGAGAAGTTAGCTGACCTCGTTGAGAAGCGCGCTTTCATGCTCCCTAACATAGACTGTGGCCTCTGCGGTTTTAGCTGTGCTGAGATGGCTAGAATGATAGTAAAGGGTGAAAAAACGCTCAAGGACTGTGTTGTGCTCAGCTCGAAGCCGAAGGTGACGATTAAGATAGACGGGCAGGTTCTACCAATGAAGGACTGGGTTCAGGAGCTCGTTGAGAAAACGATAAAAGGTATGCTTTCAGCCATGAAGGGCTACCGCGAGGGGAGGAGAATAGAGATAGTGATTAGGGACGAGTGA
- a CDS encoding type II CAAX endopeptidase family protein, whose amino-acid sequence MSPLTVFILAFLLYITHGLYLGGFIRPFQRRFGSVKGYWVAMSIFTVVFAVLITLLCPELYFVRWSFPVDYFLLFLSLSILTFVPALFEVKKSSSPEISDEEVKSVKSMGFKDVALLQIISAALPEELVFRYVFLGLLSLWNPFAGLMAISIFFGLSHKFSHPNRNWNVLMSNTLVGFVLGLAYLYTKSLLVVMAIHWLCDMIPWAYIEYEKAREIIAGATILLAVLPLVLLQDGLISIGRYLEWIYSSEGLLLGTGVAIAMLGVVYLGLRLLKGRGNS is encoded by the coding sequence ATGAGTCCCCTAACTGTCTTTATCCTAGCGTTCCTGCTCTACATAACGCACGGGCTCTACCTCGGCGGCTTTATAAGACCATTTCAGAGGCGTTTTGGAAGTGTTAAAGGCTACTGGGTGGCGATGTCAATATTCACCGTCGTTTTCGCAGTGCTCATAACCCTCCTGTGCCCGGAACTCTACTTCGTCCGCTGGAGCTTTCCAGTTGATTACTTCCTGCTCTTCCTGTCTCTGAGCATTCTTACGTTTGTTCCTGCACTTTTTGAAGTTAAGAAGTCATCAAGCCCTGAAATTAGTGATGAGGAAGTTAAATCGGTCAAAAGCATGGGCTTCAAAGATGTGGCACTCCTCCAGATAATAAGCGCCGCCCTTCCAGAAGAGCTCGTCTTCCGCTACGTCTTTTTGGGTCTTCTCTCGCTCTGGAACCCATTTGCGGGATTAATGGCCATCTCCATTTTCTTTGGACTCTCCCATAAGTTTTCCCATCCCAACAGGAACTGGAACGTGCTGATGTCAAACACGTTGGTAGGTTTCGTTCTTGGGCTTGCGTATCTATACACGAAAAGCCTTCTCGTCGTTATGGCAATACACTGGCTTTGTGACATGATTCCCTGGGCCTACATAGAGTACGAGAAAGCCAGGGAAATCATAGCCGGAGCGACCATCCTCTTAGCGGTTTTACCGCTGGTTCTCCTTCAGGACGGGCTCATCTCAATCGGTAGGTACTTAGAGTGGATTTACTCCAGCGAAGGCCTCCTCTTGGGTACCGGGGTGGCCATCGCAATGCTCGGTGTTGTCTATCTCGGTTTGAGACTTTTGAAGGGCAGGGGTAATAGTTAG
- a CDS encoding LSm family protein produces MSEKQYLLDKTLERWKGKRVAVGVGSETSFSGILVDFDEEVILLKDVTDYAGNRAKELIVKIDDLNWITLL; encoded by the coding sequence ATGAGCGAAAAGCAGTACCTCCTCGATAAAACACTGGAACGCTGGAAGGGGAAGAGGGTTGCAGTCGGTGTCGGCAGTGAGACGAGTTTTTCCGGGATTCTGGTTGACTTTGATGAAGAGGTAATCCTTCTGAAGGACGTCACTGACTACGCTGGGAACAGGGCAAAGGAGCTGATAGTCAAGATAGACGACCTCAACTGGATAACCCTGCTCTGA
- a CDS encoding ammonium transporter, which translates to MFSPGSDGFMLIAAALVFIMTPGLALFYGGMVNRKNAVTMMMQNFFSAGWTTIIWVLFGFSLAFGPDVKGIIGNAHYFFLNNITPKTLYPGNHVISLYTFMVYQLMFAIITPVLMTGAFADRMRFKAFILFTTLWLFFVYFPFAHWLWGGGFLQKWGVEDFAGGIVVHTSAGFGALAVVAYLGARKYVKEGNHSLPLILIGTALLWFGWFGFNAGSALRVDVDTNVAFVNTMEAAAFAAVTWMFIDYWKNRKWSAIGFMTGSIAGLATVTPTAGFISPQAAMIVGVVSAIICHLAVDFKNRRGWDDALDVWGVHGIGGFSGIILLGIFGNAAIFGSNGLIHGNATFFIKQVVAAVGCAVYAFVITYILIWITDRITPVRVPEEAEKSGLDAYEWAESTYVDA; encoded by the coding sequence ATGTTTAGCCCGGGTAGCGACGGTTTTATGCTGATAGCGGCCGCACTGGTGTTTATAATGACCCCCGGTTTGGCTTTGTTCTACGGGGGAATGGTCAACAGGAAGAACGCCGTGACAATGATGATGCAAAACTTCTTTTCAGCGGGATGGACAACCATCATATGGGTGCTCTTCGGATTCAGCCTTGCATTCGGACCAGACGTTAAGGGAATCATAGGCAACGCCCACTACTTTTTCCTGAACAACATAACACCCAAAACCCTCTACCCCGGAAACCACGTAATAAGCCTGTACACCTTCATGGTTTACCAGCTAATGTTCGCCATAATAACGCCCGTTCTCATGACCGGAGCATTCGCCGACAGAATGCGTTTTAAAGCATTCATTCTGTTCACAACCCTGTGGCTGTTCTTCGTTTACTTCCCCTTTGCCCACTGGCTCTGGGGAGGAGGCTTTCTCCAGAAGTGGGGCGTTGAGGACTTTGCCGGCGGAATAGTTGTCCACACGAGTGCCGGCTTCGGTGCCCTGGCCGTCGTTGCCTACCTGGGAGCAAGGAAGTACGTCAAGGAGGGCAACCACAGCCTGCCACTGATTCTCATTGGAACGGCACTGCTGTGGTTCGGGTGGTTTGGCTTCAACGCAGGTTCGGCATTGAGGGTGGACGTTGACACCAACGTTGCCTTTGTGAACACCATGGAGGCCGCGGCATTTGCCGCCGTTACATGGATGTTCATCGATTACTGGAAGAACAGAAAATGGAGCGCCATCGGCTTTATGACGGGCTCAATAGCTGGCCTTGCAACGGTTACGCCTACAGCAGGATTCATAAGCCCACAGGCGGCGATGATTGTAGGAGTGGTCTCGGCGATAATCTGCCACCTCGCGGTGGACTTTAAAAACAGAAGGGGCTGGGACGATGCCCTCGATGTGTGGGGCGTTCACGGTATCGGCGGTTTCTCGGGCATAATCCTCCTCGGTATCTTCGGGAACGCCGCGATATTCGGAAGCAACGGGCTCATACACGGCAACGCAACGTTCTTCATCAAGCAGGTCGTCGCGGCGGTTGGCTGTGCGGTCTACGCATTCGTTATAACTTACATACTGATTTGGATTACCGACAGGATAACCCCCGTTCGCGTCCCGGAGGAGGCCGAAAAGAGTGGCCTCGACGCCTACGAGTGGGCTGAGAGCACCTACGTCGATGCCTGA
- a CDS encoding CPBP family intramembrane glutamic endopeptidase: protein MERWLRGVFLTLALTAMIVSNKFINLGQVQRLLDLGELIFLIFAVLRLSGYTREELGLGGDFNFVKHILFPFVFFMLPLIVVLFLPHNSMPLWKFALYFLNFLIIAGLVEELLFRGLLFASLEERFGGWLALIGNSVIFWFAHFAAGLNVSQLIAALVLSSYRLAFRRIEPLIAVHALWDAVFIALEPRFPGS from the coding sequence ATGGAGCGGTGGCTCAGGGGAGTATTCCTGACGCTGGCTTTAACCGCGATGATAGTATCGAACAAGTTCATCAACCTGGGCCAAGTTCAGAGACTCTTGGATCTCGGAGAATTAATCTTCCTAATCTTTGCCGTTTTAAGGCTCTCGGGCTACACCAGGGAGGAGCTTGGCCTTGGTGGTGACTTTAATTTCGTCAAACACATCTTGTTCCCCTTTGTTTTCTTCATGCTCCCGCTTATCGTTGTGTTGTTTCTCCCCCACAACTCCATGCCGCTCTGGAAGTTTGCCCTCTATTTCCTGAACTTTCTTATCATAGCGGGTCTCGTCGAAGAACTGCTTTTCAGGGGTCTGCTCTTCGCCTCCCTTGAGGAAAGGTTCGGCGGATGGCTTGCCCTCATTGGAAACTCTGTGATATTCTGGTTCGCTCACTTCGCCGCTGGTCTCAACGTATCCCAGCTTATCGCGGCGTTGGTGCTGTCCTCCTACCGGCTCGCCTTCAGGAGGATAGAACCCCTGATAGCGGTTCACGCGCTGTGGGATGCTGTCTTCATAGCACTGGAGCCCCGGTTTCCGGGTTCGTGA
- a CDS encoding DUF2202 domain-containing protein — translation MKRILSLLLIGALFLSVLGAGCIGTTTTTNTGTTTGAQGAGATQGKSNADQMPLAVNQNGTINTADLKSYIDSIPAGQLTQEEIDGLLYMVEEEKLAHDVYIKLYEKWGLQIFKNIADSETTHVNAVRLLLEKYNITDPTKDEPVGVFTNPDIQALYNQLVEQGSKSVIDALKVGALIEETDIIDLQERIDQTDKLDIIAVYENLMMGSRNHLRAFVKTLSNYGVTYEPQLLSMEEYEAIINSPMETGGNGQGHGNGR, via the coding sequence ATGAAGAGAATCTTGAGCCTGCTCCTTATCGGGGCTCTCTTTTTGAGCGTCCTCGGCGCGGGGTGTATAGGCACGACCACCACAACGAATACAGGAACAACGACGGGCGCCCAGGGAGCGGGAGCAACACAGGGAAAGAGCAACGCCGACCAGATGCCCCTGGCGGTCAACCAGAACGGGACAATAAACACGGCGGACCTCAAGAGTTACATCGATTCAATTCCAGCTGGCCAGTTAACGCAGGAGGAAATAGACGGCCTCCTCTACATGGTCGAGGAGGAAAAGCTCGCACATGACGTCTACATCAAGCTCTATGAAAAATGGGGACTTCAGATATTCAAGAACATAGCGGACAGTGAGACAACCCACGTCAATGCCGTCAGGCTTCTCCTTGAGAAGTACAACATCACGGACCCGACGAAAGACGAGCCAGTTGGTGTCTTCACTAATCCGGACATTCAGGCCCTTTACAACCAGCTGGTTGAGCAGGGGAGCAAGAGCGTTATCGATGCCCTCAAGGTGGGAGCGCTCATCGAAGAGACCGACATCATAGACCTGCAGGAAAGGATAGACCAGACGGATAAGCTCGACATCATCGCTGTTTACGAGAACCTGATGATGGGTAGCAGGAACCACCTCAGGGCCTTTGTAAAGACCCTGTCAAACTACGGGGTGACGTACGAGCCACAGCTCCTCAGCATGGAAGAATATGAGGCAATAATAAACTCGCCCATGGAAACCGGCGGTAACGGTCAGGGACACGGGAACGGAAGGTGA
- a CDS encoding MFS transporter → MNRRLYNVYTLTSAFRIAGDSIESVALPWSLLQSTGSLVSIGGFALFTHLPWVILPPLLGRTLDRTAKKVRLAFVALLLQSLLAVLIVPLSSNVWAFYLLVSGISALDILHRYYGLSLIATMTFEESELQRLNATLATVGNAVSLVAFPVAGFLAYRFGIKAMLLDAVLLLIGAVSLLPYLGIELTSERTGEIKATYRPSVFSRKLVLGVLVSVLLFNFALGSFRIFVFASLRTLEEGEVIYGILQSLTTAGSLVAVAGLTYLASRRGVGLKRPLITGMILQSVALLLAGLPAVVALFPAVLLVGFGGELLNVSFDSLMQKVVPLESLGTVRGIFDALATLVIPISQLTFAWTIEKSSKIYVLAIVAFSLALTASLLFEELLRETKV, encoded by the coding sequence ATGAACCGCCGCCTCTACAACGTTTATACCCTCACCTCTGCATTCAGGATCGCTGGCGATTCCATCGAGAGCGTTGCCCTGCCATGGAGCCTCCTTCAGAGTACAGGCTCGCTTGTGAGCATAGGCGGTTTTGCGCTCTTCACGCACCTTCCGTGGGTTATTCTGCCTCCCCTCCTCGGGAGAACGCTCGACAGGACGGCCAAGAAGGTCAGACTGGCTTTTGTTGCGCTCCTCCTCCAGTCGCTGCTGGCAGTCTTAATAGTTCCTCTGTCATCAAACGTCTGGGCATTCTACCTCCTCGTTTCGGGCATCTCGGCCCTCGACATACTCCACCGCTACTACGGCCTCTCTCTGATAGCGACCATGACCTTTGAGGAAAGTGAGCTTCAAAGGCTGAACGCGACGCTGGCAACCGTCGGAAACGCGGTCTCGTTGGTGGCCTTTCCAGTTGCGGGTTTTCTGGCGTACCGCTTCGGGATTAAAGCGATGCTCCTCGATGCGGTTCTCCTCCTCATTGGAGCCGTGAGCCTGCTCCCTTACCTCGGCATTGAGCTTACATCGGAGCGTACAGGTGAGATTAAGGCAACTTACAGGCCTTCTGTCTTCAGCAGAAAACTAGTTCTCGGGGTTTTAGTTTCAGTATTGCTCTTCAACTTCGCCCTTGGCTCATTCAGGATTTTTGTCTTCGCCTCGCTGAGAACCCTCGAGGAAGGCGAAGTCATCTATGGCATTCTCCAGTCCCTCACGACGGCTGGAAGCCTTGTGGCGGTGGCCGGGCTAACGTATCTTGCAAGCAGGAGAGGAGTCGGGCTAAAACGGCCGCTTATCACCGGGATGATCCTCCAGAGCGTGGCTCTGCTCCTCGCTGGCTTACCCGCCGTGGTGGCCCTCTTCCCTGCGGTTCTCTTGGTGGGCTTCGGCGGTGAACTTCTCAACGTCTCCTTCGACAGCCTGATGCAGAAGGTCGTTCCTCTCGAAAGCCTTGGAACTGTGAGGGGCATCTTTGATGCCCTCGCGACGCTGGTGATTCCCATCTCGCAGTTAACCTTTGCGTGGACGATTGAGAAGAGCAGTAAAATCTATGTTTTAGCGATTGTGGCGTTTTCCCTTGCGCTGACTGCTTCCCTCCTCTTTGAAGAACTCCTAAGGGAGACGAAAGTATAG
- a CDS encoding transposase: MRRKGILVFLAVVLMMYLYPLSIIPLLLLAREWEEFREEWKKSAILIGISIPLYGAKILLGISGWAKTLGITPIKVSPVLWWSVYLTFTALQTLAVYYVYRVSKNFGEYGKTGGLAMLVAVPLHLLSLKLYFILTWTGLILFLLGLEKEKEVMA; encoded by the coding sequence ATGAGGAGAAAGGGAATTCTCGTTTTTCTCGCGGTCGTTCTGATGATGTATTTATATCCCCTCTCGATAATTCCCCTCCTACTTCTAGCGAGGGAGTGGGAGGAATTCCGCGAGGAATGGAAGAAGTCAGCAATCCTGATTGGAATTTCAATACCCCTCTACGGCGCAAAGATACTTCTCGGGATTTCCGGCTGGGCAAAGACCCTTGGAATAACACCAATCAAGGTTTCACCCGTCCTCTGGTGGTCGGTTTACCTCACATTCACGGCTCTTCAGACGCTGGCCGTCTATTATGTCTACCGCGTCTCAAAGAACTTTGGAGAATACGGAAAAACCGGCGGACTTGCCATGCTGGTCGCGGTTCCCCTCCACCTGCTCAGCCTCAAGCTGTACTTCATCCTCACATGGACCGGATTAATCCTCTTCCTGCTCGGTCTTGAAAAAGAGAAGGAGGTGATGGCATGA
- a CDS encoding CPBP family intramembrane glutamic endopeptidase, with amino-acid sequence MIEYLHALLLWLAVFLPSSGLGSLLAKRGKVLAGAGIQGAFLALSFVLISLLGIPFGFGLAYIPQAVATGFSVSLALNFGEKLLSEKKNGEKAETLEFLPDGSLWKALLLLILAPLAEESLNRGLVEGYLLSHGQFWGAILFSALLFAIPHVMAFERASAGEKAYVTAGAFVMGLIVGYLFAVSGSLLTAFAFHSSANLAGILMGELGSERNR; translated from the coding sequence GTGATTGAGTACCTCCATGCCCTCCTCCTCTGGCTTGCCGTCTTCCTGCCCTCCTCAGGTCTCGGCTCGCTCCTGGCGAAGAGGGGGAAGGTCTTGGCCGGTGCTGGAATTCAGGGGGCTTTCCTAGCCCTGTCGTTTGTCTTAATCTCGCTCCTTGGAATTCCGTTCGGCTTTGGATTAGCTTACATTCCTCAGGCAGTGGCAACTGGGTTTTCCGTTTCTCTAGCCCTAAACTTCGGGGAAAAGCTCCTCTCGGAGAAAAAGAACGGAGAGAAAGCGGAAACGCTGGAGTTTCTTCCCGATGGCTCCCTCTGGAAGGCCTTACTCCTCCTCATTTTAGCTCCCCTCGCAGAGGAAAGCCTCAACAGAGGTCTGGTTGAGGGTTATCTTTTAAGCCACGGCCAGTTCTGGGGCGCGATCCTGTTCTCGGCTCTTCTCTTTGCAATTCCTCACGTGATGGCCTTTGAAAGAGCCTCCGCGGGGGAGAAGGCCTACGTAACAGCTGGGGCTTTCGTCATGGGGCTAATCGTTGGCTACCTTTTCGCGGTCAGCGGTTCTCTCCTCACGGCCTTCGCCTTCCATTCATCGGCGAACCTTGCGGGGATTTTAATGGGAGAGTTGGGATCTGAACGGAACCGCTGA
- a CDS encoding N-acetyltransferase produces MIEDKVAGVVGIASKEERSLNVTPAVVLKYRGIKFLKSLLLWQLIKSMPGKGDLFIEFIAVESRYRGRGIGTKLLNRAIAFACENGLEKVRLFVRENNTNARKLYKKTRVYS; encoded by the coding sequence ATGATTGAAGACAAGGTTGCCGGTGTCGTGGGAATTGCATCAAAGGAGGAGAGATCCCTAAACGTAACCCCCGCGGTTGTTTTAAAATACAGGGGGATAAAGTTCCTGAAGTCCCTCTTGCTGTGGCAACTAATAAAGAGCATGCCTGGGAAAGGAGATCTTTTTATCGAGTTCATAGCGGTTGAGTCCAGATATCGCGGTAGGGGCATTGGAACAAAACTACTCAACAGAGCTATAGCTTTTGCATGTGAAAATGGTCTCGAAAAGGTAAGGCTGTTTGTTAGAGAGAATAACACAAACGCCAGAAAACTCTACAAAAAAACTCGGGTTTACAGTTGA
- a CDS encoding transcriptional regulator: protein MKAERLRELADSPLGNPTRLAIALYLLSRERTTFIELAKALKLTPGNLDFHLKALEKAGMVKTYYGFGKRPRKFVELSEKGTEELERAMRILREVIRGD from the coding sequence ATGAAGGCTGAGAGGCTCAGGGAGCTTGCAGATTCACCGCTTGGAAACCCCACGAGGTTGGCGATAGCCCTCTACCTCCTCTCCCGCGAGAGGACTACCTTTATCGAGCTTGCCAAGGCCTTGAAGCTCACCCCGGGAAACCTCGACTTCCACCTCAAGGCCCTCGAAAAGGCCGGAATGGTAAAAACCTACTACGGCTTCGGCAAAAGGCCGAGGAAGTTCGTTGAGCTGAGCGAAAAAGGTACAGAAGAGCTGGAGAGGGCCATGAGGATCCTCCGCGAGGTGATAAGAGGTGATTGA
- a CDS encoding M67 family metallopeptidase codes for MRLIIGHEIIRMLIVMAKNSGIEVCGFLLGRREKNDFIVLEAREITNRLESQDAFEMEPLEMIQTINEAEKRGLEIVGIFHSHINCPPLPSERDLEGMKNWKVPWLIVTPRGEAKAWILDNMEVKEVRVCEM; via the coding sequence ATGAGACTCATTATCGGACATGAAATTATCAGAATGCTCATTGTGATGGCCAAAAACTCGGGGATTGAAGTTTGTGGCTTCCTGCTCGGGAGAAGAGAGAAAAACGACTTCATCGTCCTTGAGGCAAGAGAGATAACGAACAGACTGGAGTCCCAAGATGCTTTCGAGATGGAGCCACTGGAGATGATTCAGACCATTAATGAGGCAGAAAAGAGGGGACTTGAAATAGTCGGGATTTTTCACTCCCACATAAACTGTCCTCCACTGCCGAGTGAACGGGATTTGGAGGGAATGAAAAACTGGAAAGTTCCCTGGCTCATCGTTACGCCCAGAGGGGAAGCAAAGGCGTGGATTCTTGATAACATGGAAGTCAAAGAAGTAAGAGTTTGTGAAATGTAG
- a CDS encoding 6-hydroxymethylpterin diphosphokinase MptE-like protein → MKWERWRPFYLRIVREMGYSIEEDRKSAELLRALLIESDEYILREELEAVLERKAYVFGAGPSLEKALKEFDFSDGTLISADGATSALLDAGLFPDVIVTDLDGRIPDIKIANDRGSFLVVHAHGDNMDKLTAYLPLFSRILGTCQTEPLDIVYNFGGFTDGDRAVFLAEELGAREIILVGFDFGDVVGKWSKPYLRNHSPVWESKRKKFEFARMLLEWLEKNGKAKIKYLTPNP, encoded by the coding sequence ATGAAATGGGAACGTTGGAGGCCTTTCTACCTCCGAATCGTTAGGGAAATGGGGTATTCAATTGAGGAGGACAGAAAATCGGCGGAGCTTTTGCGGGCCCTTTTAATCGAGAGCGATGAATACATCCTCCGCGAGGAGCTTGAGGCAGTACTAGAAAGGAAAGCCTACGTCTTCGGCGCCGGTCCGAGCCTCGAAAAGGCCCTAAAGGAGTTCGACTTTTCAGATGGGACGCTGATTTCTGCCGATGGGGCAACTTCAGCCTTGCTAGATGCCGGCCTTTTCCCCGATGTAATAGTCACTGACCTCGACGGCAGGATTCCCGACATCAAGATAGCGAACGACAGGGGCTCCTTTCTCGTTGTCCATGCCCACGGTGACAATATGGACAAGCTGACGGCCTACCTTCCGCTCTTTTCAAGGATTCTGGGGACCTGCCAGACCGAGCCCCTCGACATAGTTTATAACTTCGGTGGCTTCACCGACGGCGACAGGGCCGTTTTTCTTGCCGAGGAACTTGGAGCCAGGGAAATAATCTTAGTGGGCTTTGACTTCGGCGATGTCGTGGGGAAGTGGAGCAAGCCTTATCTAAGGAATCACTCGCCTGTCTGGGAGAGCAAACGGAAGAAGTTCGAGTTCGCTAGGATGCTCCTTGAATGGCTGGAAAAAAACGGAAAGGCAAAAATTAAATACCTCACTCCAAATCCCTGA
- a CDS encoding Mut7-C RNAse domain-containing protein, protein MKFIADMMLGRLARWLRLYGHDTLYGIKDDDEIIRVALREGRIILTKDVALARRAERLGARVFLLRSNSLEGQVRELKELGVEFGELFPSKARCPKCNGPIKPVSKSDVKERVPHKVYESYDEFYVCQKCGQIYWPGKQWREMLKIDKKLRGEA, encoded by the coding sequence ATGAAGTTCATAGCAGACATGATGCTTGGAAGGCTGGCGAGATGGCTCAGGCTTTACGGCCACGATACCCTCTACGGAATCAAAGACGACGATGAGATAATCCGCGTTGCCCTGCGGGAGGGAAGGATAATCCTGACAAAAGACGTGGCCCTCGCCCGGAGAGCCGAGAGACTCGGTGCCAGGGTTTTTCTCCTTCGCTCAAATTCCCTCGAAGGGCAGGTTAGAGAGCTCAAGGAGCTTGGAGTTGAGTTTGGGGAGCTCTTTCCTTCTAAAGCTCGCTGTCCCAAGTGCAACGGCCCGATAAAGCCCGTCTCCAAAAGTGATGTTAAAGAACGAGTCCCTCACAAGGTTTACGAGAGCTATGACGAGTTCTACGTCTGTCAGAAATGCGGTCAAATCTACTGGCCGGGAAAACAGTGGAGGGAGATGCTGAAAATTGATAAAAAGCTGAGGGGAGAAGCATGA